The Flavobacterium faecale genomic sequence AATGCACTGTAATCTTGGTGTAGTTCAGTAGCTAAAAACTCAGAGAAATTGACTTTTAGTTTTTCATTTTGATAGTGCACTAAATCAATGATGAGGTTTTTTATTTTCTCAATAGTTTTACTAATTTTATCTTCTAATAATTCAAAACCAAGTTCCTTAAGAGCCACTGCTAACGACTGTTTTTCTTCGCTGGTTAATTCCCGCGAAAGAATTACTTCGCCTAAATTTACCGAAACTACAGCAAGCGACATTTTTTCTAAGACTGTCTTTACAGCGGCCTCACAACGACCGCAAACCATATTTTTTATATATAATTTCATTTAAACTTTATTATTTAAGAAAATATTGAAATCAAAATCACTATAAATACCAACCTACATTTTCATTCCCGCCATAGGATCTTTTCCTTTTCGGAATTCGTATTCGCTATTAACAGCATAAACACCGGTAATTACAATCTTTTTATTGGTATCTATTGTTGATGTAATTTCGATCATGCCATTAGACTCCAATCCTGTAGTTACCTTTAAGTTTTCAAAAACACCATGACTTTTTTCGACCCATATAAAAGTAACTTTTTCATCTCGAACAACAGCATCAATAGGAACAAAAATCCCTTTTTGATTGGATTGTGTTACCTGAACATTTGCCTGCATTCCGGGTTTTAAAAGCAAGCCTGGATTGGCTACTTCTAACTGAATCAATAGCAATCGTGTATCTGGATTAATCTCTGGATTGATAAAAGAAATTGTCGCTTGTACCGACTTGGATGGGAAATCTACAAATGAAATCGTTGCCGTTTGACCCAATCGCAAACTTTTGGCATAGTTGACATTTACTTGGGTTTCCAACCAAAGTGTGTTAAGGTTTGCGACTTTAATGATTGGGGCACCTTCCATGACATAACTTCCTTCAGTAGCCGTGATTTCGGATATTGTTCCGCTGTAGCTGCTATAAAAAGTAGTATACGGAGAGACTTCTTTGCTTTTTTTAACTGCCTCAATTTGTGCGTTTGATAATCCGTAAAACAAAAGCTTTTGCTTGGCCGCTGCCACCATCGTTTTGGCATTTTTTCCAAAATCTCCCGGCATTGCGAGTTGACTATAAGCCGAAACATAATCTTGTTTCGCTATTGCTATCGGCTCACTATACAATTGATAAATTGCTTGTCCTTTTTGAATAAAATCACCTTCGGTTTTAAAATATAATTTTTCAATTCGCCCCCCTGCTCTTGCCGAAATACTTTTTACTCCTTCTGGATTTACCGTCAAAACTCCAGTATAATCTCCTTGTTGACTTTGTTGTGACGTTCCAATAAAAGCTGTGCTGATATTCCCCAATTTAATTTGTTGGTCACTTAACGAAATCGAATTATAAGCCCCATTGTCTTTTTTTGCAGGCGTTAAATCCATGTGGCAAATAGGGCATTTCCCTGGCTTATCTTCTTTAATTTGAGGATCCATCGAACAAGTATAATAGATACTTTCTTTGAACTCACGAGTTTCGTGTTTATCTTCATTTTTAGAATTACATCCCAAAACGAATATAAAACCAATTATTAAAAAACAAATTTTATGTAGCTGTTTCATCGTTATTTCGTTTTTATAAAGCTTCCGCTATCAATTAAATACTGTGCATTTTGCGCTAAGCGATCTCCTACTACAACTCCGTCTAGCACTTGTAAAAAACCATTTATCTCTAATCCTGTCGTTATTTTAATAGCCTGAAAACCTTCGCCTTTTTTTACAAAAACCACTTTTTTATTTCCTAAACTAACCAATGATTCTTTTTGCAACCACAACCCTTTTTGGGGGTTGGTCTCCATTGATCCTTCAAGACGCAAACCAATAGGATATTTTAGTTTTTCATTATCGAGATACACTCTAATTCGGTTCGTTTTTTCTTTTGGATCTAATTGTGTTTCCACAAAATTTACTTTGGCATTCACCACTTCATTAGCGTCTAATTCTGATTTAATCTGAATCGACTGATTAATCTTCACAAGACTATTGTAACCTTGGATAACATTAAAAACAGCCCAAACTTTTTCAGTATTTACTAGTTTAAACACTACAGCACCCTTAGTTACATAATCGCCTTCTTTTAAACGCAACACTTCCGTAGCGCTGGTTTGTTGACGGGTTTGATTTTGCGAATCACTATTTTCAGTACCATCTACAATTCCGTTTGCAGGACTATAAATTGAAACTACTGGATTTAATTTTTTGGCTGTAGCCAAAGCATTTACTTGACTAGTACTCATTCCGTAAAGCAACAGTTTTTGTTTTACTGCCTTAATTATAGTAGCGTTTTGCGCATCATTTGCAATCAAATAAATAAAATTTTGCTGCTCTGTTTGCAACTCAGGACTATATAAATCAAATAGTTTTTGTCCTTTTGTAACCCTTTGAAATTTACGATGCACATACATTTTCTCGATTCTCCCGCTAATTCTTGCGGCGACATTCACACTTGAATTTGGATTATAAGTCACCGTTCCAGGTAAATTTACAGTACTTGCGATAACGGTATCTTTGACGGTTGTTGTTTCAAAATCGCCAACAACAAAACCATTGGCAGGCTGTAACAAAGCAGCAATAGCATTGCTATCTACTGGTTGATCCTCCGTAACTTTCTGAATT encodes the following:
- a CDS encoding efflux RND transporter periplasmic adaptor subunit, encoding MRNKYFKYSLLIVLIALVGFGVYYFVSNSNEHGTHSHNEEIYTCSMHPQIIKHEPGKCPICGMDLIQKVTEDQPVDSNAIAALLQPANGFVVGDFETTTVKDTVIASTVNLPGTVTYNPNSSVNVAARISGRIEKMYVHRKFQRVTKGQKLFDLYSPELQTEQQNFIYLIANDAQNATIIKAVKQKLLLYGMSTSQVNALATAKKLNPVVSIYSPANGIVDGTENSDSQNQTRQQTSATEVLRLKEGDYVTKGAVVFKLVNTEKVWAVFNVIQGYNSLVKINQSIQIKSELDANEVVNAKVNFVETQLDPKEKTNRIRVYLDNEKLKYPIGLRLEGSMETNPQKGLWLQKESLVSLGNKKVVFVKKGEGFQAIKITTGLEINGFLQVLDGVVVGDRLAQNAQYLIDSGSFIKTK
- a CDS encoding efflux RND transporter periplasmic adaptor subunit: MKQLHKICFLIIGFIFVLGCNSKNEDKHETREFKESIYYTCSMDPQIKEDKPGKCPICHMDLTPAKKDNGAYNSISLSDQQIKLGNISTAFIGTSQQSQQGDYTGVLTVNPEGVKSISARAGGRIEKLYFKTEGDFIQKGQAIYQLYSEPIAIAKQDYVSAYSQLAMPGDFGKNAKTMVAAAKQKLLFYGLSNAQIEAVKKSKEVSPYTTFYSSYSGTISEITATEGSYVMEGAPIIKVANLNTLWLETQVNVNYAKSLRLGQTATISFVDFPSKSVQATISFINPEINPDTRLLLIQLEVANPGLLLKPGMQANVQVTQSNQKGIFVPIDAVVRDEKVTFIWVEKSHGVFENLKVTTGLESNGMIEITSTIDTNKKIVITGVYAVNSEYEFRKGKDPMAGMKM
- a CDS encoding AraC family transcriptional regulator, with the translated sequence MKLYIKNMVCGRCEAAVKTVLEKMSLAVVSVNLGEVILSRELTSEEKQSLAVALKELGFELLEDKISKTIEKIKNLIIDLVHYQNEKLKVNFSEFLATELHQDYSALSKLFSEEEGITIEHYFIAQKIEKAKELLIYDELSLSQIALQLNYSNVAHLSNQFKKVTGMTPTHFKKLKDNHRKQIDAL